The DNA segment GTCTCCGCTTCGCGCCGGCTGAACACCGCTTCGTCGGCCTCCACCTGCGCCTTCTCCAGTTCACGACGCAGTTCGTCGAGCTGACGATCCCGGTCCTCCATCGCATCCTCGAGCATCTGGCGCGACTCCTCGGCTTCGCCGAGCAGCCGTTGGCGCTCGTTCAACGACGTCTCCAGGGCCTCGATGCGCTGACGCATCACCTCCAGCGAGACCGCTTCGCGTCCGTCCGCCTGTTGCAGGCGCCGCTTCTGCGATTCCGCCGCCGCGAGTTGCTCGCGCATCTGCGCGACATCGTGGATCGCCTGTTCACGCACCATGTCGAGTTCCGCGCGCAGCGCCGCGACCTCGTCGTGCGCACCGCCTTCCGCCTGGACCGCCTTGATCTGGTCGACATACTCCTCCAGCACGGCGCGCAGTTGCTCGACCTCCTTGTCACGCTGCGCGAGCTGGTCCAGCAGATCCTGGTGCTCGGCCCGCAACTGGCTGTCGCTCGCGGTGTGGTCCTCGTCCATGCTCGCCAACAGTGCCTTGAGCCGCCCCACCTCTTCTTCCAGCGCGCCACGCCGGTCGGTCTCTTCAGCGAGCCGCTCGGTCAAGCGGCGTTGTTCCTGCTCGTGCGCGAGTACCTCGCTCTGCTGCACGCGCAGCGCCTCGCTTATCTGGTTTTCCAGATCGACCAGGCGTGCCTGCTCATCCTGCTTGTCGCTGACGACCAGCTGCAGCGCCTCGCGCTCCGCGCTGGCGGTATTCAACGCCTCGATCAGTTCGGCCTGTTCTTCGCGCGCGGCGAGCAACGCCATCTTGCGTTCCTCGACCTGGTGCCTCAGCTCATCGAGCTCACGGCGTGACTGCTCTGCCACTGCGTTCGCCGCCGCCTGGCTTTCGGTCAGGCGCTGCTCGGCAGACTCGCGCGCGGCGCGCAACCGCTCGATCTCCGCCTGAAGCCCGGAGGTCTCACCAACGCGCTGTTCGAGTTCGGCCAGCTGCCGCTGCATCTCGGCCTGCTCGTCACCGGCGGATTTCTGTGCCGCCGCCAACTGCGCCTCGAGCGACTGCTTGTCCTCGCCCAGCTGTTCGACCTGCGCGTGCAGATCAGTGGATTGCGCCTGTTCCTTCTGCAGCTCCGCAAGCGTCGCCTCGGCAGTCGCCAGCTGGGCCTTCGTCGCCTCGAGTTCGGCGGCACGTGCGCCGCTTTGTTCCTGTTCCTGTTGCAGCGCGGATTGCGCCTGGGCGAGCTGTTCGGCGGACGCATCACCCTGCTCGTCGAGCCGGGTACGCAGCGCATCCAGATCGGCCGTCGCGCGTTGCTCCGCAGCAGTCGCAGCATCGAGCTGCTCCTTCAGTTGTGCGGTCTCTTGCTGCGCGGCGGCCTCGCGCTCGGCCATCTGCCTTTCCAGCTCGGTGACACGCGCCTGCGCCTGCGTGGACGCCTCGGCGACCTGCTCGTCACTCACCTCCAACCGCGCCTGCAACGCCGCGTTGGCATCGCGAAGCGCTGTCAATTCGGTTTCGGCGGCGGCATTCGCGGCGCGCAGCGCCTCGCTGACCCGTTCCTGCTCGGCGCGCGCCTCGGCCAGGGCGGTCGCCTCGTTGTCGCGCTCCGTCGTGCGCTGCTGCAACTGCGCATTCAGCGCGTCCAACGCCTCCTGTCTGGCGGTGAGCTCACGCTCCGCCTGCCCGGCGGTCTCGTCCAGGCGCGCCTGGAGCGCCTCGATCTCGCCCCGCGCCTGCTGCAAGGCCGCATCGACCTGCTCGCTGCCCGATGCAATCTCGCTGTGCAGCGCTTCGCGCTCGGCACGCAGTTGTTCGAGATCGGCCTGCAACCGCGCCGTCTCATCCATCGCCTGCTGCTGCGCTGCACGCAGCGTTTCGAGTTCGCCGGCCTGCTGCTCACCGATCGACCGGGCTTCGGCCGCACCGGTCTCGGCCGACGCCAGAGACGCACGCACCGCGTCAATCTCGCCCTGCAGCGCTTCCGCGAGCTGCTGCAGTGCCGCACGATCCTGTTCACTGTCGGTACGCTGCGCGTTCAGGCCATCGATCTGCTCCTGCAGCGCGTCGCGCTCCGCACGCAAGGCGTCGGCCTCTTCAACCGTCGACGACAGGCGGTGTTCGAGCTCGGCCTGCGCCGCCTGTTCGCTGTCGCCACTGGCCTGCTTTTCGGCAAGCTTGCCGCTCAGTTCCTCGATATCGAGTTGCGCCTGCTCCAGCTCCATGTGCAGCGCCGTCATTTCCTCCTTGAGCTCGCCGCGTTCGCGGTCGTGCTGCTCGCGCTCCTGTTCACGTGACTCGAGTACCTCCGAGAGGCGCTCGGACAGGTCCTCGAGGCTGCTGGTCGCCGATTCGGCCCGCTCACGCTCGCCGATCAGTTCACGCTCGGCCTTCCCCAACCTGGACTGAAGCTGCTTGTCGAGACCCTCGATCTCCGACATCCGATCGAGCAGCGAGGATCGTTCCGTCTGCAGCTCCTCGAGGCTGCTGGTCAGCTGCCCCATCTCGGCATAGGCCTTTTCCTGGGCCGCCTGCGCATCGAGCTTCTGCTGTTCGGTCTCGACCAGCTTGCGACGCGCCTGTTCGACCGCCTGGCGTACCTGTTCGAGGTGTTGCTGACGCTCCTCGGCGACCGCTTCCTGATCGCGTTGCGCCGCCTCGAGGCGCTGCTCCAGCTCCTTGGCGCGGGCCTCCGCGTCGCGCACCCGGGCCTGCATCGCCGCATCGTCGATCGTATCGGCCTGGTCCGACGCAGGGGCTGCCGGCTCCGGCTGGGAATCCGGCGGCGGGACCTGCAGGATGCCACCCTCCAGCACCGAGACCTCGAGCCCCCGTTCGGTGAGCAGGAAAGCCCCGGCCATCGCCCGGGTACCGGTGTTGCTGCACAACACGTAGTGGGTATCGGCGTCGAGGCTTGAGGCCTGGTACCGCAGTGTTTCGAACGGGATGTTGATCGCCCCCGGGAGTTGCGATTCCGCAAACTCGTCCGCACTGCGGAGGTCCAGCCAGACGGCACCGTTTTCGACCGTGGCCTGCGCCGCCTGCATGTCGACCCGGCGGACCAGCGGGTTGTGGATCAGTCGCAGGAAATGTTCCTTGCTGAGTCGCAGGATCTCGCCGTCGTCGAGCATCGTAACGGTGGAGTTACGTGGCACGTCCGAGAGCAGCGCCTCCTCGCCAAAGGCGTCACCGGCCTTCAGGCGAACGATCTCGCACGGACCCTTTCCGTCACCTGCATCACGCGTGACCACGGCCTGGCCTTTGGTCAGCATGTAGTAGTAGTCGCCCGGGTCACCCTGGCAGACGAGGTTTTCGCCGGCGGCGACCTCCACCTGCTCGACATTCATCATCACCTGCTGAATGTTTGCAGGCGGGACCTGTTGCAGCACGGGTGACTGCAGCAGCATGCTCATCCAGTCGTCGTCGGAGGCCTCGTCGAGGACGGACACCTGGTAGTCGACTTTCTGCAGCCGCGCCAGCATGTCGCTGAGTCGACGACTGTCGATGCGTATCACGCGCACACGCGATTCGGCGCGCGCCGCCTGCTGGCGCGGCAGTTGGTGGGCCAGCGGGAAGCGCGCGGTGTCACTCCCCGCCTTGACCCGGTCGACGACCGTCTTGTTCGCCAGCAGGGCCACGGTCCCGTCCAGCAGATAGACGTGCTGTGGCTCGGTATCGCCCTGCTTAAACAGCAACTTACCTTTCGAGACCGAGTCGATCGCCGCACTCTCGATCAGTTCGCCGAAGGCGTCATCCGGCAAGGTGTGCAGTGGCACCAGGGCGCGCAGGCGCGCCATTTCCTCGCTGGACGACGTTTCTGACATGCGGGAAGCAGTATCCATTCTCAAATGCTGAATTGATCGGGTCCGCGATCGCCCGCGGCCCTCAGTCCTTATCGACCCCGACCAAGGCGTTCTTGAGCGACTCGCTGGCCGGATCGTGACCGAGCCAAACCGCCAGCAGCGCGGCATTGAAGTCGCCGCCGGGCACCATACCGCGCGACTGGCCATTGATGCTCACCTCGGTGCCGCGGCCCGGTACGTAGTCGAGCCAGACCTCGTCACCGGCATGCATCTCGCGGAACAGATCGACGAAATCGTCCAGCCGCCCGGCGACAGCGGCCAGCTGCGCCGCATCCAGATTGTTTTCGAATCCCTCGCGCCACGTCTCGTCGAGCTGGCGTTTGCTCACCTTGCTGTATACGAAATGCATCGACACACGATTCGCCGGCGGCGCGGACAACAGCCCGCCCACACCGACCTGGCGCTGCGGCAGATACAGCGCGCCCGCATACACACTGATAAACAGCTTCTTGCGCATGCCCGCACCATTCAATACCAACGGCTCATCGAAACCGTTGATACGCACCTCGTCCGGTAACGCCGTGTCACCGACCTCGACTCCATACAGAGGTCCGCACAGCAACAACCACAGGATCAATAAACGGCTCGCGCTTTGGGTCACTGCATTCCCCTTGGATCATTCAGTAGCATTGTTAGCACATCCGGCCGGGCTTTTTGCGATCGAGACGTTAAAACACGGCATTTTTGTACATTGCATCGAGTTTTCTATGCTATGTTTCCTGCGGTTTTCCCCACCAACGAGTAGGAGTCTTAGATGGCAGTCAAGAAGAAGGCCGCGAAGAAGACTGCGGCAAAGAAAACGGCCGCAGCTGCCCCGGCAGTCAAGGCGATCCCGACCAAGCAGACAAAGACCCAGATCATCGCGGCGCTCGCCGAGACGACCGGCCTGTCGAAGAAAGACATCGGCGGCGTTCTCGCTGCACTTGGCGGCATGATCGAGGGCCACATGAAGAAGCGTGGCTCGGGTGAGTTCTCGATCCCCGACACCGGCGTAAAGATCCGGCGCGTGAAAAAGCCGGCCCGCAAGGCACGCATGGGCCGCAACCCGGCGACCGGCGAACCGATGAAGATTGCGGCCAAGCCGGCGTCCACCGTGGTTCGGGTCAGTGCGCTGAAATCGCTGAAGGACACGATCAGCCGCTAGATCGCGACCTGCGCGTGCGCACGAAAACGCCGCCATGTGCGGCGTTTTTTTGTTGATGGCTCAGCGTGGGAGGTGCAGCACCAGCTGCCCATCGCGCTGCGCAAATTCCAGTCGCCGAAGGAAACTCATCCCCAGCAACACCGGGTCACGCGCCGCCATCGAAGGCACGATCGACGCGCGCACGTCGCGCAGCTCGATGTCGCCGAGTCGCACCCGGCCAAGCACCGTCTGCCAGACTGCCACCGGTCCGTTCGCGGTCTGGCTGATGCCGCCACCGACACGATCCAGTCGCAACCGGTCGGCCAGCGCTTCGGGGATCGCGACGTCGGTCGCACCGGTGTCGACCAGGAAGGTGACCGGCAGGCCGTTGATCTGGCCGCCTGCGACATAGTGGCCCTGCGCGTTGCGCTCCAACACCACCTCGACCTGGCCGTCGTGCCCGACCTGCACCAGCGGTTTCGCATTGGGATTGAATCGCTCCTCCAGCAGATCCTGGAACAGCACCGTCAGCAGCGCGAGACCGGCAACCCAGGCAAAGATCAGCATCATGCGTCCGGTACGTTGAGAGCTGTCTTCAGGTGGCGAAGGTCGGTTCATCGTGCTGCACTGCAATACCCGTATGCTATTCATTTGAACCCAGGCCGCCGACCGAGTTCAAACCAGCTATGCCTTACATCCAAGACGACAGCCGAAAGACCCAACTGGTCTACGTACATGACCCGATGTGCAGTTGGTGTTGGGGCTTCCGCCCGGTACTCGATGAACTGCTCGGGCGCCTGCCACCGACGATCGGCGTGACCCGCCTGCTCGGCGGCCTGGCGCCCGACAGCGACCAGCCGATGCCGGCGGCGCTGCAGACGCAGCTGCAACAGACCTGGCGCAGGATCCAGCAGCGTATCCCGGGTACGCGGTTCAATTTCGATTTCTGGCGAACCTGCCAGCCCCGCCGCAGTACCTGGCCGGCATGCCGGGCGGTGATCGCCGCGCGGTCGATCGACGCGCACAGCGAACCGGCGATGATCCTCGCGATCCAACATGCCTACTACCGTGACGCGCGTAATCCGTCGGATGCGTCGACACTGGTCGCGCTGGCCGGGGAGGTCGGGCTCGACGAGCGGCGCTTTGCAACGCTGCTCGATGCCCCGCAGACGCATGCGATGCTGAATGAGGAGATCACGCAGTCGCGGGCGCTCGGCGTGGACAGCTTTCCCAGTCTGCGCCTGCAGACAGACACCGGTCGTTGGCCGGTACCGATCGACTATCGGGACAGCACCCCGATGCTGGATACGATCGGTGCCCTCTTGGGTTGATCCGCAAAAAAAGAAACCGGGCGAATGCCCGGTTCTTGGCAACTGGCCGAACAGGCCTCAGCGTATCGGCGCGCGCCCCACAGCATAGGGCGGCATCGGCGGCCGCATCGGCGCCATCTGTCGCATCTGCTGCATGCGCTGTTCCTGCATCTGACGCATCAGCTGGGTGCGATAGTGCACGATGGCGCTCTGCCCATTCGCCGCGACGTCGTACACCAGCCATTTGTCGCCTGAGCGGTACATACGGAAATCCAGGCGCGCCGGATAGCTGCCGGGATTGAGGACCGCGACGCTGACCTGCGCGGTACGCCCGTTGTTGCCGCGTGGCGGCAGGAAGCGCACCTGCTGCTGCTCGTAGGCGCCGAGCTTCTCCGCCATCTTGCCCAGGAACGAGTGCTTGATGTCCTCGACCATGGACTGTTGTTGCGCCTCATCGAGTTGTTCGAACAGGCGCCCCCCGGCCGATTGGGCCATGTAGTCGAAATCGAAGAACGGCGCGATCTCGCTGTCGAGAAAGCCGGTCAGTGCGTCGTCGCTGGGACGCTGGTCGCCGTCGAGAAAATTCAACAGCTTGTCCATGCCGGCACGCAAAGCGAGCGCCGGGGTGTTCATTTGCGCCGCCCCTGCCGGGCCGCGCATGAAGGCGCCGGGCCCGGGTCCGATGCCGGGTCCATAGTGCGGTACTGCCTGCACGCCACCCGCCAACAAGATGCCGGCGAGCAGCCAATAACGTGATTTCATCGATGTCCCCCTGTCAGTTATAAGAATCCAGGCGCCTGGTGACCGCCACGGCGTGCTGGGCAGACACCGCAACGCGATGCAGGCGTCTGCGCCGCGCCGGTGTGCCGCGGCTGCCGAGAGGTTGCCAAGCCGCGCCGGCGATTGCAATGCGGAGAATCCCGGTCAGCTCGTGATCCGCCGGTAGATATCGGAGATCTTGGTCGGCAGCTTGGCGACGTCGTCCAGGACGGTGTAGTTCGCCGGCCCATACATGTGCGGCAGGTAGCCCTGGCCCTCCCGATCGATCGTGATGCAGTACGCATGCACGCCGTCGCGGCGGGCCTCGAACAACGCCTGGCGGGTGTCCTCGATGCCGTACTCGCCACGGTATTCCAGGTCGTAGTCATCCGGCTTACCGTCGGACAGCGTCACCAGCAACTTGGTACGCGCCTCGACCGAACGCAGTTTGTGCACCAGATGCCGGATCGGCGCGCCCATCCGCGTGTAGTCCTTGGGCTCGATGCCGCATACCCGGCCAATCACGTCGCCGTCCCAGGGGTCATCGAAGTCCTTGATGCGAAACGCCTCGCAGCGCTTGCGCGTCCAGCCGGAGAACCCGTAGATCGCATACCGGTCGCCGAGTGTGTTCAGCGCTTCGGCCAGCAGGATCAGCGCCTCGCGCTCGGCATCGTTGATCCAGCCGCGCGTCGACCCCGACATGTCGACCATGAACATCACCGCGATGTTGCGTTCGTCGCGATGCATCCGGGTGAACAGCCGATTGGTCATCTCGAGTCCCATGTGCACGTCGCCCCAGGCCTCGACCAGCGCATCGATATCGACGTCCTCACCATCGGTCTGGCGCCTCAGCAGGCGGTCCTCGCCACGCAGGATCTCGAAGGTGCGCCGCAGCGAGCGCACGAACCCCGCATATTTGGTCATGGTCGCGCGGTAGAAACCCGGGTCGCCGGGCGGCACCTCGATCTCGCGCAACACGCACCAGTTCTTCTTGTGCGCCTGGCGCGCGTGGTCCCATTCGTTGTACAGATACGCGCCTTCTTCGTGGTAGGTCCCGGCCCAGACGTCTTCCGGGTTCAGCGCGGCCTCTTCGAACAGCCCCGGATCGTATTCCCCCTCGCCGGCCGGTACCAGGTATTCCGGCGGGATCTCGCCGAGGTCGAGCAGGATCGACACCAGCTGCTGTCGCACCCGGTCCGGGATCGGCAGCGGCTGCTCCGCGAGCATCACCTCGAGTTGCAGGGGCACCGACGGCTGCTCGTCCTGCGGCTGCTGGACCTCGAAGCGCTCGGGTGGCGCACGGTCGGCACGGCCCTCGGCGATCTCGTTCGCGATCACGCGCAGGCTCTCGCGCAGCCGTGCCTTGTCGCGTTCCAGCCGTCGCTGGCGCGCGTCCCAGGCCGCCTGCGGGTTCAATTGCCCCTGGTAGCAGCGCTGCGGCGGGGACGCGCCGGCGTACAGCCCGCCGAGCAGCTCCAGACTCGACTCGACGGTGGCGTCCGGCCGGTCCAGGCGCACGGCGGCCCGCCGCCAGTCCGGCGAGTCCGACGGCGTGTCCAGCACCTGGCTGAGCGCCCGCATGCGCCGGTGCAGGCCGGGCAGCTCGACCGCGATACGCGCATCCAGACGCAGCGTCTCGAGTGCATGAAACACCGCCTGAGCATGGGCCGGCGACGGATACGCGGCAAAATGGCTGGCGAGGTCCAGGTTCAGGGTGCCGTAGCGGGTCTGTGCCCAGAGGTGGGCGACGATCGCCTTGAATAACTGGAAGTTGTCGGTGCGGTTGTCGAGATGCGCGACGATCTCGGGCAGGTACAACACCTCGCCATCGGTCCAGGCGAAGTCGCCCGGTTCGATCTTCAGGCGCCGGCCCTCGAGCCCCTGCACGAACGGCAACAAGACCGGAACGGCCTCTTCGAAAGGTGATCCCGCTGCACGCTGGTGACCATCGGCGAGGAAACCGTCGAGATCGCGGATCACCGCCATTGCGACCTGCAGTCCGGCCTTGTCGTAGCTGTCCATCGCGTGCAGACACCAGGCCGAGACGACGTCCGGCTCCACTTCGCGCAATGCCTCCTTGGCCCGATTGGCGAACTGGAAAGCCAGCTCGGTGTTGGTCGCCGCAGCACGGCGTGTCCATTCGAGGACGAAGTCCTGGCGTTCACGCGACATCGCGGCGAGCACCGCGGCCAGTTCGTCGGTATGGATGAACGTGAACTCGACCTCGAGGTATTCGTCGAGGCGCGCAACGATCGCAGCGATATCGAGTGGTGAACGGCTCAAGCGGGGTCTTCCGGCGTGACCGCCGCACGCCCGGGGGCGACGGTGGCTGGGTCCTGTCCGACGACGCTAAACGCCGTGGGGCGACGAATCAACCGCGTGGATTGCGCCGGATTGGGCGTTGCCGCGACGCTCCCTCAGGCGCGGCGGTCGCCGGGAAACTGCGCGACATTGTCGAACGCGACCCGGGTCAATCCGGCCT comes from the Chromatiaceae bacterium genome and includes:
- a CDS encoding nitric oxide reductase activation protein, which encodes MSRSPLDIAAIVARLDEYLEVEFTFIHTDELAAVLAAMSRERQDFVLEWTRRAAATNTELAFQFANRAKEALREVEPDVVSAWCLHAMDSYDKAGLQVAMAVIRDLDGFLADGHQRAAGSPFEEAVPVLLPFVQGLEGRRLKIEPGDFAWTDGEVLYLPEIVAHLDNRTDNFQLFKAIVAHLWAQTRYGTLNLDLASHFAAYPSPAHAQAVFHALETLRLDARIAVELPGLHRRMRALSQVLDTPSDSPDWRRAAVRLDRPDATVESSLELLGGLYAGASPPQRCYQGQLNPQAAWDARQRRLERDKARLRESLRVIANEIAEGRADRAPPERFEVQQPQDEQPSVPLQLEVMLAEQPLPIPDRVRQQLVSILLDLGEIPPEYLVPAGEGEYDPGLFEEAALNPEDVWAGTYHEEGAYLYNEWDHARQAHKKNWCVLREIEVPPGDPGFYRATMTKYAGFVRSLRRTFEILRGEDRLLRRQTDGEDVDIDALVEAWGDVHMGLEMTNRLFTRMHRDERNIAVMFMVDMSGSTRGWINDAEREALILLAEALNTLGDRYAIYGFSGWTRKRCEAFRIKDFDDPWDGDVIGRVCGIEPKDYTRMGAPIRHLVHKLRSVEARTKLLVTLSDGKPDDYDLEYRGEYGIEDTRQALFEARRDGVHAYCITIDREGQGYLPHMYGPANYTVLDDVAKLPTKISDIYRRITS
- a CDS encoding ABC transporter substrate-binding protein, which codes for MKSRYWLLAGILLAGGVQAVPHYGPGIGPGPGAFMRGPAGAAQMNTPALALRAGMDKLLNFLDGDQRPSDDALTGFLDSEIAPFFDFDYMAQSAGGRLFEQLDEAQQQSMVEDIKHSFLGKMAEKLGAYEQQQVRFLPPRGNNGRTAQVSVAVLNPGSYPARLDFRMYRSGDKWLVYDVAANGQSAIVHYRTQLMRQMQEQRMQQMRQMAPMRPPMPPYAVGRAPIR
- a CDS encoding DsbA family protein, whose amino-acid sequence is MPYIQDDSRKTQLVYVHDPMCSWCWGFRPVLDELLGRLPPTIGVTRLLGGLAPDSDQPMPAALQTQLQQTWRRIQQRIPGTRFNFDFWRTCQPRRSTWPACRAVIAARSIDAHSEPAMILAIQHAYYRDARNPSDASTLVALAGEVGLDERRFATLLDAPQTHAMLNEEITQSRALGVDSFPSLRLQTDTGRWPVPIDYRDSTPMLDTIGALLG
- a CDS encoding cyclic nucleotide-binding domain-containing protein; translation: MSETSSSEEMARLRALVPLHTLPDDAFGELIESAAIDSVSKGKLLFKQGDTEPQHVYLLDGTVALLANKTVVDRVKAGSDTARFPLAHQLPRQQAARAESRVRVIRIDSRRLSDMLARLQKVDYQVSVLDEASDDDWMSMLLQSPVLQQVPPANIQQVMMNVEQVEVAAGENLVCQGDPGDYYYMLTKGQAVVTRDAGDGKGPCEIVRLKAGDAFGEEALLSDVPRNSTVTMLDDGEILRLSKEHFLRLIHNPLVRRVDMQAAQATVENGAVWLDLRSADEFAESQLPGAINIPFETLRYQASSLDADTHYVLCSNTGTRAMAGAFLLTERGLEVSVLEGGILQVPPPDSQPEPAAPASDQADTIDDAAMQARVRDAEARAKELEQRLEAAQRDQEAVAEERQQHLEQVRQAVEQARRKLVETEQQKLDAQAAQEKAYAEMGQLTSSLEELQTERSSLLDRMSEIEGLDKQLQSRLGKAERELIGERERAESATSSLEDLSERLSEVLESREQEREQHDRERGELKEEMTALHMELEQAQLDIEELSGKLAEKQASGDSEQAAQAELEHRLSSTVEEADALRAERDALQEQIDGLNAQRTDSEQDRAALQQLAEALQGEIDAVRASLASAETGAAEARSIGEQQAGELETLRAAQQQAMDETARLQADLEQLRAEREALHSEIASGSEQVDAALQQARGEIEALQARLDETAGQAERELTARQEALDALNAQLQQRTTERDNEATALAEARAEQERVSEALRAANAAAETELTALRDANAALQARLEVSDEQVAEASTQAQARVTELERQMAEREAAAQQETAQLKEQLDAATAAEQRATADLDALRTRLDEQGDASAEQLAQAQSALQQEQEQSGARAAELEATKAQLATAEATLAELQKEQAQSTDLHAQVEQLGEDKQSLEAQLAAAQKSAGDEQAEMQRQLAELEQRVGETSGLQAEIERLRAARESAEQRLTESQAAANAVAEQSRRELDELRHQVEERKMALLAAREEQAELIEALNTASAEREALQLVVSDKQDEQARLVDLENQISEALRVQQSEVLAHEQEQRRLTERLAEETDRRGALEEEVGRLKALLASMDEDHTASDSQLRAEHQDLLDQLAQRDKEVEQLRAVLEEYVDQIKAVQAEGGAHDEVAALRAELDMVREQAIHDVAQMREQLAAAESQKRRLQQADGREAVSLEVMRQRIEALETSLNERQRLLGEAEESRQMLEDAMEDRDRQLDELRRELEKAQVEADEAVFSRREAETARDQLQQALYQLHEDAEQAKVTDLRDERLRPSRRAIGIDSVAGSGRWVSGLLGGALVLGALEVLSVVYGPGELFTTLLNLAGR
- a CDS encoding HU family DNA-binding protein, with translation MAVKKKAAKKTAAKKTAAAAPAVKAIPTKQTKTQIIAALAETTGLSKKDIGGVLAALGGMIEGHMKKRGSGEFSIPDTGVKIRRVKKPARKARMGRNPATGEPMKIAAKPASTVVRVSALKSLKDTISR
- a CDS encoding chalcone isomerase family protein; the encoded protein is MTQSASRLLILWLLLCGPLYGVEVGDTALPDEVRINGFDEPLVLNGAGMRKKLFISVYAGALYLPQRQVGVGGLLSAPPANRVSMHFVYSKVSKRQLDETWREGFENNLDAAQLAAVAGRLDDFVDLFREMHAGDEVWLDYVPGRGTEVSINGQSRGMVPGGDFNAALLAVWLGHDPASESLKNALVGVDKD
- a CDS encoding TIGR02281 family clan AA aspartic protease, coding for MNRPSPPEDSSQRTGRMMLIFAWVAGLALLTVLFQDLLEERFNPNAKPLVQVGHDGQVEVVLERNAQGHYVAGGQINGLPVTFLVDTGATDVAIPEALADRLRLDRVGGGISQTANGPVAVWQTVLGRVRLGDIELRDVRASIVPSMAARDPVLLGMSFLRRLEFAQRDGQLVLHLPR